TTCTCATTTATTCTGCATCTTATCTTGTTCACTAAGGTCTGGTTTAATCTTTCATTCAATCCATTTGAAAATGGTGAATTCACCgcggtaaaaattaatttaatcccATTTTGTTCTAAACATTCTTTAAATTCTCTAGAGTTTATACCAGGATATTGATCTGTGAGTATTGTATCAATCTTCTCAAATTTTGCTATTTCACTTACTAGCTTTATAAAGTCTGTTGCTTTTTGTGTTTTAGACGTGGTAATGAAGGCATATCTAGTAAAGTGATCTACTAGTAAGTGAAGATATGTTTTTGTTGAACGAGATCCTCCGAATCCACCGATTGTGTCGATGGACATAATCTGAAATGGTCTTGTTGCTGGTCCTAGTTGCGACATCAATCCGAGTTTGTTTTGTCCTCTCGATTTATTTTTTATGCATACCTCACATTTCCTGcatattttctttatattttctatAAGATTCTTGGCGGTATAATATGGGCCGATTTTATTTATCATCTGTTTGACTCCTATATGGCACCAATCTCTATGTGTTTCTGTTATTAGCTTTATACTTAATTCTTCCGATATAATtatctttttcttattttttgattttttgtATATTATCCCATGTTTGTCAATAACTTTATCTTTTTTTGTGTTCCATGGTTTGGTTCTTCTCTGGTCTGATTTAATCTCCTCTATTTCTATTAAATTCATTGTTCTCAGTATGTCTTCCTGGTTCGTCTCTGGTTCCAATACAGGGTTTCTGCTGAGACAATCTGCTTCTGTATTGTTTTTCCCAGggacatatttaattttaaaatcatATTGGGATAAGTAGTGTGTTAATTCTCCCAATTCTTCATCCGTTCTGGCTTTGATGTTCatgttctccaatggtttgtGATCTGAATAGACTTCAAAGTATCTTCCTATTAACCAGTGTTGCCAATATCTAACTGCTTCTCTGATAGCTAAACATTCCAGATATattgcttttctttttttttgtgattCGTTTATCTTCTTTGAAAAGTAAGCTACTGGTTTTTCTTTTTCATCATGCTGTACCTGTTTTAGCACCGCACCTATACCTTCTAAGGAAGCGTCCGTGTATATTTTTATAGGAAGATTTCTGTCAAAGATTTCCAGCACTGGTTGCGAACATAATAGTCCCTTGATTTTGTTAAAAGCTCTCTCACAGTCCTCTGTCCATAAAAATTTCTGATTCTTTCTCAATAGTTGGTGTAGTGGGTCTAATAAGATTGAACTATTTTGTATATATTCATGGTAAAAGTTGATCTTTCCTAGGAAttgtctaatttgtttctgtgtggTGGGAGTCGGGAAATTCTGAATTGATATTATATTGTCTTTTAGTGGTCTTACCGTGTTTTCTCCTATCACATGTCCCAAGTATTTAACCGAATCAGCTGCGAACGTGCATTTCTTGAGTTTCAGCCTGAATCCTTCTTTCATGGTTGCTTTTAGTACTTTTCCTATATGCTCCACGTGGTCTTCAAATGTTTCTGAAtgtatcaaaatatcgtcaatgtaATTAACAGCAAATTCGGTTAGTTCGTGTTTTCTTAATATGTTACTTAGGATTCTCTGGAATATGGCTGGGGATGTCTTTAGGCCAAATGGTAAGCATGTCCATTGGAAGTGGCCGTCTTGTGTTATGAATCCCGTTTTTCTACGATCTTCTATTCTTAGTGGTATCGACCAAAAGGCTGAGTTTATATCTAACGTTGTATAATACTTACAGTTCCTAGCTCGTATTATAATATCATCTATTAGTGGGAAAGGCTATGCTTGTGGGATGATGTTCTTGTTTAATTCGCGAAAGTCTATACACATCCGCGTTTTCCCTTCACCTTTCTTGTATGCTAACGTGACTGGAGCTGCAGACGGACTGTATGACTCTTCTATCAGATTTCCTTCTAATAATTTAGCTACTTGTTTCTCTATTTCCTTTTTATCCTCTATACTACATCTGTATGGCCTCTTACTGCAATATTTATCCACTAATAGATCAATCCTAGCCTCGTAGTCTTCTACTGTTCCAATGTCGTATTTGTCTTTTGCAAATATTGGTTTGTATTTGTCTATTAGTTTTTCTATTTTCCTCCTTTTATCTTTGTCCAGGTGTTCTATCTTCATTTCAAATTTATCTGTCTCCATGTGTTCGTTGAAATTTACCAAACATTGTGTGATTtcgttttcttctttatttactTTAATTTGTGGTCCTCCTATTTCTATATTTTGTGAAATTTCCAGTCTTTCATCTAATCTTAGCTTAAATATTGGTATCATATCTAGCCCTATGATGAAGTCTTCAAAATCGTCTCTCTCCACTATATACACATCTATATTTCTTtctatttcaaaaatttttatcttgaTGGTTACTAAGTCATTTGTTTTATTGACACCATTGACCGTTTTTAGAAGTATTTTATTCATATCGACttctttattctttatttttatccaTTTTGCATTTATTAGGGACACTTGAGACCCCGGATCATAAATACCTTCTAGTTCCAATTTCTCTTCTAATAACATTTTGACTCTGACCAATGGTGTCGTTATTCGTTTTTTTCCATGTTTAAATCGACTTCTATTACAGAGTTATTACCTATCGTCTTCGGTCTATCTCTCTGTCCTTTTTCAAACCAGCATTTTTCTTCAGGGTGGTATCTGTTATTTTTTCCTAGTTTTTCACATATACTGCATGGCTTCTTTTCTTTTAGTTTTATATGGTATCCTAGCTTACCATCATTTGATTCAGGGTATTTCCTTTTTCCCATCTCACTTTCATGCTTTCGCAGTTCATTGATTAAATCTTTTGTGTTTTCTAATTTTTCCCTGTCAATTTTTTTCCTTATAGACTGTGGTAAACCTAAAGCGATCAAGTCTATCATTATATCCccatcgatatttttatttatttccagcagtaacttttctttttttatactgTAATCTACTAGCCAGCCGTCTTTGTATTTATAGTTGTAGGCATACATTCTATTATCCCAGCCATTGTTTGTAAATGTTTCTATAAATATGTCTTTCCAACTTAACCAATCCTTTCCCTGTTGTCCTTTTATTGTGATAGAGTTATACCAATCTTGGCAAGCGCCATCCATAAATAGTCTTAGTAGTTCGATCTTAGTTTCATCTTTCCGTATTTTTATTCTAGCACATTCTTTTTCAAATATCTCCATCCATTGTTTGGCATTACTTTTcttactttgaaatttttctaatacgaACTTATCTACCACATGCTTCAGATTAacttcttcctctttcttttcAGATTTGTCGATCAATTTCTCCAATATTCTTGTTAATTCAGTTTGTTCTTctctttgtatttcttttaaaaattttccattaAACTGCACGTTCTCCTCTTTGTCTATGtatatttcttgtatttctTTTGATAATGTAATCCATGTACTTATTTTTTCACCTCTTCCTCTAAAcgatttctttattttcttaaatACCTCTGTATCCTTCAATTTGTCATGGTGTTCCATATATGCCACCTCCTGAGGTATGGCATATGTTTCTCCATTCACCGTCGTAAGTGAGGTTAAAGCTATTACCGTTGTTTTCGGTTCTGTGGGATGAGCCCTCGACTCAAAGTTGAACTTCAATTACATTTTCAGGCAAATATTGCCGTTTTATAAGATTGATTATAAATTTCCTTTCCTGAACGGGTTATGAAATTAACCAATAATTGTTTCACTGAAAAACAGAGTTAATTTATTTACACTATTTACATTATAGTTACAGTTTATACAGCGGTCTTACCTGAAAAACAGAGAAACGGCAATAAAAGTTAATTTTCACCTCCTCTCTGTTCAGTTTATTTATTCTTTGTAATTTAACTTGGTGGTACGTTAATTACGAAAAATTTTGATGGCACGTGTGCTCTACtttcctatctctctctctctctttcttccgtgTTCAGTCGCGACTCATGCTCCACCTGTTAATCGCACTTCAAAGCGTGCGCTGAGCATTCAACGCGCGCTCAAATTCAATTGAAGAGAATATTTTCTCTTTacatacattttgaaaatttcatcaatatTGGATGACGTGGAAAACAGAGAcacgcattgaaagatgtaagaattcttcgatttaTTACAGtccaaaaattgatattgaaatttcaatattattgaaatttctGTCGATATTAATTTAATCAAAAATCCTAATATTCTACTTTTTCTTCATCAAATCTACTTTTTGAACTTTCATGTGACCAATCTTTCAGCTTTTTCAATAATTAGAGAAATAGGGTgtatattgtgacgttgcaagcgtgcgacgtcacttcgccgtggAAATCGGTCAAAGAaccgaattacgtgtggaccggaccgacctatTACGGTTACGAAAGCCACCCGCAGGACATAAGAGCACTCCGTGAGGAAAATCTATCGATTCCGTAACACCGTATTAATGCCATCTGtggtgcgtacggagtacgacgttacAGGCAAATATCGAAAACCGAggaagcgtacgagtccgaaaaggtgccgaaggatcaactACCGAATTAAAGGATGGCCGTTACGATCAAATCCGtcgccggaagcagcaaacgagtcaccacacacgggcgaacaaactcGGAGGCGtcgtcgtgggacgaagagatcctatggCGAACATCAGCATTTAAGAGtaccgccgccgtctcatcccgctcaactaggatctcagcgtgggtggtgtgagGGACTAGCTGACGAGGATTATGCAAtccgctcgccctcggcgagcgggaattcaaatgTCGCGGTGAATTAGGTactcgcgtaaagtctggggccctaggactttttcgtagttacGATCCTGCGACAAGCTAGTTGCGTTGCggacggcacctatcggaaaattggGCAATACGCtcagagtggggggaaccaggatcgatgcgttccgtcgatgcggatcgaggaatcACTGTAGAATCACTTATCACTTTCGACAATTTCGTTCGTACCGAATCTCGATTAaagtttcgcgtcgcgggtggcttttcTGTGCAGTACGGAATTCCGAGCGAGGGGCAACCGTCGACAAAGCGTCAGGGGCCAGTTTCGAGCGTAGAAAAGAATATCGTCAATGGTAAGTCGGCTTTGTGATttctcgattcgttaatcgtggtggctcgtcatattcgcgcgaggacgacacgtgttcgtctcgtcctcggagattgcgttagagccgaggcgcagggcgcctagagccttcgctcgcgtcctcttcaaggacgctgtgagcattCGCGAAGATAGTTCCCTTAATCTCGAAGATCGAAAGTCTTCCTCAGGAGTCGTGTCGGATTCGAATAGTCTTCCGTTCGAAAAGTCGGTTGCGTTAGAAGCGATTCGGTAGAGCGGCGGTCATTTATCGTATTCACGCGGAGGGCTACGTGTTGTATCGAAATCGTACGGCCGGGGATTTGTAACCCGATTCGATCCGCTGTATCTGACCGAAGTGtcggcggaattacgcgtgaccccgcggcggtctacgcgttTCGAATCGCGCGTACGGCCGCGGATTGCCCAtcgcacgtagtcaatttcgtttcgtctccggctctcgcgacagtcttcgatattgcgccgttcatccgcgtcTCGCGGAATCTTGAATCGACGAGAATCGCATTCTGTACCGTAGTACCGTACTTCCGCGATAAAATCAagatcgactaacgcgctcgGCGAACGACTAACTCTCGCAACAGTGtataaggagcgcgggctcccggttcgcgacCTCGTGGCCGCTCGACTGTACATTTTACTTAACGACCATTAAATGAATAGAGCCTATTCCGTCTAGTTGTTTcttgacctgcgagatccggcctgccgtgagggctgtctcCGTTATCCCCTGTGTCCGAACCacctggccgttcgcgtcattgttTCAcgccgcgtttcgtggaggctcGACTCTCGGGCTCGGCTTCCCCGAGCACGAGGACCttatcgtgtttcgcgtggtattttctaatacctggcgcccgaactggtATCGCGTCGTCCGTGTTCGAGCCTCCTTCGAAGATTGCCTTTGCACCGaggggaccgtgtccgcacggccgcgcacggcccggccTCAGAGCCTATacaatctcggggttgaccatTTTTCGGCGGCCATAAAACCGtccgaaaaagggacaacgtcgcaataTATTTAAACAGAACCCGAGCGCGCGAGGGCAATTGTAGTTTGCAACGCCTCACGCAGATgggtactactactactacgtTCATGTAAGGGTCTTTCTTGTCATTGGTAGAAGTTTGCGTTTTAAATTTtgctctcgcgcgcgcgcggattCCAAGCAATGCTGGGATTTTGAACGGTTTTATACATTCATATTTCAAAATCAAAGCATAACAAACTTTACGAAATTAGATGAGGTGACCAAGGTACCCCAATTTAGCCAGACTTTTATATTACTGACCAAAAATCGtggcgcatgcgcgtgaaaacCGTGCAAAATCCCAACACTGGTTCCAAGTTAGATGGATCACCCTGTACTGCATggtctttattattcaaacaccTATCACGTTTTATCACATCATTATAACAATCAAAATAAAtccaaaaattaaatattttgatattaacaaccacattttatttattttcagcGCAATTCGGACCTTATTATAAGGGATTGAAATAAGTGTCTGTGTTTAGTACGGTTTTAAGTTtagcatttttattaattttctgaacaaaaattgttttgttTGAGATCGGACCGATAGACTAGGATCGCTAGTGGGTGGAAGAAATGAACACTGTAGTAAAATCACGATAAATCATGTATTAACGAATAACTGAATCGAAGAAAACGGTGGATGACGAGTAACACTGTGGAAATCCCGAGTTCAAGAGCGACGGTTCAGTTGCGTAACAAAGAGACTGTATAAAGCGTTATTGCCGTGTATAAGTATGCCGTGGTGCAAAACCGAATGTTTACCCAGTGTCGTCCGACCGTTACCGTCGTCTCGTGCCCGAAATCACCTGTTCATTGCGCGTGGTGGGGACGCTGAGACGACGGTAGCCGACGCTTGTCGAGACGCCGGTTCGGCGGATCGGCTCTGTGACGGGTGGCCGGAACAGTTtagttataacaaaaaaatattattcatatttttttgtaaatatggATAAGCGACAAGAAaaacttttaaaatttcaatttgattCTAAATGTCAAGAGAACAATTGCAATGAATCACTCGGCAAAAAACATGAACAAGCCGTTGAAAGTGGAAATTTCAATGCTGAGGTTCTTCccactgtgacgtggcagttttgccaacgtcacccgatgccggttatcggaagaccgggtcaccctctggcaacCTAAAGGAGCGTTTATAGTTCGCTTGCCGCGAGCGGTTTTCCGCGACGTCCGCGACGCGAGCGGCAAAaagtcataaatttcgagcgggccGACGATAACTCCAAAGACTGATTAGCCGTAAgaggaaaatgtttattttttttttatattaccaAAGATTTACTAAGATTGGTATTACCTAACAGTTACTAAGATTTGTATTACCTAAGATTTACTAAGATTTGTATTACCTAAGAGTGAGTAAAAGTATTAAAACGGCCATGGCTGCCGGCGAAAAGTAACGGGAGAAAGGTACACTTGTCAGTCGTAAACCCCGAACCCACCCCGATCCCAGTTTTGCGAACTTAGTGATCATACGCGAGCGTTGCAGATAGCGGCCGGTAGGATAGGAGGCCTCGCCCGAACATACTGTACAAATGAGCGTAAGTATGTATTTCTGTTATTGTCTGGGTAATGGTGAACGGTCATAGTGGTTGTCGAAATACTGGGGAACGACCGAGGTCGAGCGTTCGCTACCGAGCCTACCAGAGATCTGGCAGAGGTTTCCCACGGGTATGACCCGGTCTCTCCcaggggggggaggagttgtgacgtggcagttttgccaacgtcacccgatgccgtttatcggaagaccgggtcaccctctggcagcctaatacgcgagaggcgccgtggcgagcgctcgccctgggtgcgaacgagacccatgtgcgagttctaatatttttgagcgtcgcgccaattgcgcgacgcgtatctacaggaccgtagtcgggccccgagtggggacccgaagcacctctcccgccgagaaacGGAAAATATCGGCGCCGGCGATAACTCCAACGCCGAGCAAAGCGAGGAATCGATGTGGCACAGGAAaaacaacctggaggcgccgacgaggacgGGAGCTGCCAAGCCAGGAATCTCAGCTGtctcgccgtcgcctcatccggagagaaaccgggTCGCTACCGGATTGGTTCACGTCGATCACCTCAGCGGGAAGCAGCCAATCCACACGCGccgctgccggagaaccaccgaatcgccgagcgccagggaccgtcgcgccgggctaggccctgtccgaaaatctatccgcgataggtcgaactgcgtcCGGGGGGGGTCaagagcggcaaggggggggacgctccgcttccgcgaTCCCGAGTCACAGcgaaggatcacttcttcgttggctctaACTAAAGACAGTCGCGAATTAGCGATTTCAATTGTTGCGTAATAAAACAAGTACCTTTGTATTACTGCGAAGCGAGCTGCCGGACAGAGGGACGAGAACGTGCGAACATccatcgttgccctgggtatGCTTTTGTCAGATCTAATTTCGtaaagtgatctttctcgcgtgGGCTCGGTAagcgtgtcgtgtccgcgatcgcgtcgccGAAACACCGACGCGGCTTCGAAGCTGCCGTTATTCGCGGAGAACGTTATTCAATTCGCGAACGGGGCGAACCCGTCGGTCAGCGAACGCGCGAGGAAAATATATTTGGCGGATGCTAGTTTCAATAGAGGTCGGATGAGTGGATCCGTGCATCGTCTTGACCTCGACGCACGCGGTGACGGAGTTTAGCGTGAAACTAGACATCAATTAATTTAGCGAGAATCCGCGCGTCGTTGCAGTTTcaatcgaacctcgagtcgtcccgcggtgcgacgccgccacgtgttCTCGTCGTATCCCCGCGACTtgttctgccgacgagaagACTGTCGTAACGCGTtttccatccgaattcgggcgAGGAACGCGAAGCTTGCGTACGGTGAcgttaaaatcacgttgctgccggattcataGCGTAAGGGAAGGGACCGGGAAAAGGTCAAATCGCGCGTGCAATGAGCCGTCGTTGCCGACCACCTGTCACGCGCCGGGTAACCTGAAAACGCTGCCGGTCGAACGCCTCGTGCTCGATCTGCGTAGTATCCTGCGACCCGTAACGTAACATCTTCGTGTCCTTTCGATTGTCGTAGGCTTGTGTGACGGTCTTTCGAAGCACTTGTATTCCTGAATTTCGCGCGGCACCTtcagtgcctggcgcccgaacattgCGTAAAAGACCTCGAGGACCGACAAGCCTACgcacaatttttgtcccgggtggaccacgtttcgcgcggccgaacgcggcccggcggtatcgcttgCAAATACCCGGAGTTGCTGCCGTTTCTCCACGAAACGATAGACAACGTGATACCACTCACAAAAAACCACTTCTAAGATAAATAATTTAGATGAAAGCAATAGTGGTTACGAGTCAAATTCAGATTCAGATTTACCAAGTTCTgctaaaaagataaaaaaatcatataagCAAAAATTCAAAGCAGAATGGTTGCAAGATACCATTCTTAAATCGTGGATTAGTTCAGATAAAAATAAAGGACAGACTGCTTATTGCAAATTTTGTAACATAAGTATTAATGGCAGTAAAAGTTTAATGATTCGTCATTCAAACACTCCAAAACACAAGCAGAATGTAGAATCGAAAAAAAGGACACCAAGTATAATGTCATCGCTTACATC
This is a stretch of genomic DNA from Lasioglossum baleicum unplaced genomic scaffold, iyLasBale1 scaffold0065, whole genome shotgun sequence. It encodes these proteins:
- the LOC143219741 gene encoding uncharacterized protein LOC143219741 — protein: MEHHDKLKDTEVFKKIKKSFRGRGEKISTWITLSKEIQEIYIDKEENVQFNGKFLKEIQREEQTELTRILEKLIDKSEKKEEEVNLKHVVDKFVLEKFQSKKSNAKQWMEIFEKECARIKIRKDETKIELLRLFMDGACQDWYNSITIKGQQGKDWLSWKDIFIETFTNNGWDNRMYAYNYKYKDGWLVDYSIKKEKLLLEINKNIDGDIMIDLIALGLPQSIRKKIDREKLENTKDLINELRKHESEMGKRKYPESNDGKLGYHIKLKEKKPCSICEKLGKNNRYHPEEKCWFEKGQRDRPKTIGNNSVIEVDLNMEKNE